TGATGCCATTTCTCCTTTCGTACCAGATGTAGCAGATCTCCTTCGATCCAGTGCTTCCAACCACGGTTTTCCTTCTCCCCTTTCTGAACGCACACCAGTTTGTCCCCGTCCCAGGTGACCAGCGTCTGTGACGTTGAAGCATCCATTCATGTAAACCGCGGTTACTCGGATCAATTGTGAGCACGGGGACATGTTTCAAATTCAGCCTATTGTGCTTACCATAACTTTTCGGTTGTCGAGGCCCTTGGTCTGCTCCTCAAACTCCACGCCTACAGTATAGTTGACCTCATAGTTTCTGAAGGTGCTCAGCGTCTTTGTTTCAAACTTGTCTCCGTTCTGGACGATGACTTTGGTCTGATGCAGATGGGTGGCGATCTTTCTGGTGGCAAAGTCGATGTCTGCATGCAAGGATGAAGCAAGATTGAATGTCAGTATGTTATCCTCTTTTTGGGACACACCTTTAATACTTCACTGTGTCTAGTGAACACACAGTTATTGTTTAGGTTTAGgtttattaattttttcctttcggccacattacagcttacatcaatcacatcacatcatttgcaacattgacatccaaaAGAAGAGC
This genomic stretch from Festucalex cinctus isolate MCC-2025b chromosome 13, RoL_Fcin_1.0, whole genome shotgun sequence harbors:
- the rbp2a gene encoding retinol-binding protein 2a, which encodes MPADYNGRWEMVSNENFEEVMKALDIDFATRKIATHLHQTKVIVQNGDKFETKTLSTFRNYEVNYTVGVEFEEQTKGLDNRKVMTLVTWDGDKLVCVQKGEKENRGWKHWIEGDLLHLELHVLDKVCHQVFKKAQ